The proteins below come from a single Streptomyces sp. SCSIO 75703 genomic window:
- a CDS encoding branched-chain amino acid ABC transporter permease, with protein sequence MNELPQQLVNGLLLGSMYGLIAIGYTMVYGIIQLINFAHGEIFMTGAFGALTVYVYILPDGTSMWIALPLMLLGAMIVAVTVAVGAERFAYRPLRGAPRLAPLITAIGLSLALQQAVWAWYPEAKSARTFPQIPGGPFQFGGVTIQTGDVFLLIAAPVSMAVLAYFVMRTRTGRGMQATAQDPDTAKLMGVNTDRIIVIAFALGATFAAVGALANGLKYGQIDFRMGFILGLKAFTAAVLGGIGNIYGAMIGGVVLGIAETLATAYISDIPGMGQFGSQSWADVWAFILLILVLLFRPQGLLGERVADRA encoded by the coding sequence GTGAACGAACTGCCGCAGCAGCTGGTCAACGGCCTGCTACTGGGATCCATGTACGGGCTGATCGCCATTGGCTACACGATGGTCTACGGCATCATCCAGCTCATCAACTTCGCCCACGGCGAGATCTTCATGACCGGGGCCTTCGGCGCCCTCACGGTCTACGTGTACATCCTGCCCGACGGCACCTCCATGTGGATCGCCCTGCCCCTGATGCTGCTCGGCGCCATGATCGTGGCCGTCACGGTGGCCGTCGGGGCGGAACGGTTCGCCTACCGTCCGCTGCGCGGGGCCCCCCGCCTCGCCCCGCTCATCACGGCCATCGGCCTCTCCCTCGCCCTGCAGCAGGCGGTGTGGGCCTGGTACCCGGAGGCGAAGTCCGCCCGCACCTTCCCGCAGATCCCGGGCGGCCCCTTCCAGTTCGGCGGCGTCACCATCCAGACCGGTGACGTCTTCCTGCTGATCGCGGCGCCGGTGAGCATGGCCGTCCTGGCCTACTTCGTGATGCGCACCCGCACCGGGCGCGGCATGCAGGCCACCGCGCAGGACCCGGACACCGCCAAGCTGATGGGCGTCAACACCGACCGCATCATCGTGATCGCCTTCGCCCTCGGCGCCACCTTCGCCGCGGTCGGCGCCCTCGCCAACGGCCTGAAGTACGGCCAGATCGACTTCCGCATGGGCTTCATCCTCGGCCTCAAGGCGTTCACCGCCGCCGTGCTCGGCGGCATCGGCAACATCTACGGCGCCATGATCGGCGGGGTCGTCCTCGGCATCGCCGAGACCCTGGCCACCGCCTACATCTCCGACATCCCCGGCATGGGCCAGTTCGGCAGCCAGTCCTGGGCGGACGTCTGGGCCTTCATCCTCCTCATCCTCGTACTGCTGTTCCGGCCACAGGGCCTGCTCGGCGAGCGCGTTGCGGACAGGGCGTGA
- a CDS encoding ABC transporter ATP-binding protein yields the protein MTTDTTTTDTAPAAPGSGTPLLDARGVTMRFGGLTAVSGVDLTVNSGEIVGLIGPNGAGKTTFFNCLTGLYVPTEGEVRFRDKVLPPKSFKVTAAGIARTFQNIRLFANMTVLENVLVGRHTRTKEGFWSAVLRGPGFHRAEATSRERAMELLEFVGLAHKADHLSRNLPYGEQRKLEIARALASEPGLLLLDEPTAGMNPQETRTTEELVFAIRDRGIAVLVIEHDMRFIFNLCDRVAVLVQGQKLIEGDSATVQGDERVIAAYLGEPLENDPGAAEAAEVEAAEAQAAEAQAENPTDTAAGKENDR from the coding sequence ATGACCACCGACACCACGACCACGGACACGGCGCCCGCGGCGCCCGGCTCCGGCACCCCGCTCCTCGACGCGCGCGGCGTCACCATGCGCTTCGGCGGCCTCACCGCCGTCAGCGGCGTCGACCTCACCGTGAACAGCGGGGAGATCGTCGGCCTGATCGGTCCCAACGGCGCCGGCAAGACCACGTTCTTCAACTGCCTGACGGGGCTGTACGTCCCGACCGAGGGCGAGGTCCGCTTCCGCGACAAGGTGCTGCCGCCCAAGTCGTTCAAGGTGACCGCGGCAGGCATCGCCCGCACCTTCCAGAACATCCGGCTGTTCGCCAACATGACGGTCCTGGAGAACGTCCTGGTGGGCCGGCACACCAGGACCAAGGAGGGCTTCTGGTCGGCCGTCCTGCGCGGGCCCGGTTTCCACCGGGCGGAGGCGACCTCCCGCGAACGCGCCATGGAACTCCTGGAGTTCGTGGGGCTCGCCCACAAGGCCGACCACCTCTCGCGGAACCTGCCCTACGGCGAGCAGCGCAAGCTGGAGATCGCCCGCGCGCTCGCCAGCGAGCCGGGGCTGCTGCTCCTGGACGAGCCGACGGCCGGGATGAACCCGCAGGAGACGCGGACCACCGAGGAACTGGTCTTCGCGATCCGCGACCGGGGCATCGCCGTCCTCGTCATCGAGCACGACATGCGCTTCATCTTCAACCTGTGCGACCGCGTCGCGGTCCTCGTGCAGGGACAGAAGCTGATCGAGGGCGACAGCGCCACCGTCCAGGGCGACGAGCGCGTCATCGCGGCCTACCTCGGCGAGCCGCTGGAGAACGACCCGGGCGCGGCGGAGGCCGCCGAGGTGGAGGCCGCGGAGGCGCAGGCCGCCGAGGCACAGGCCGAGAACCCGACCGACACCGCGGCCGGCAAGGAGAACGACCGATGA
- the pyk gene encoding pyruvate kinase has translation MRRAKIVCTLGPATDSYDQIKDLVEAGMDVARFNFSHGTHAEHEERYRRVRKAADESGRSIGTLADLQGPKIRLGHFAEGPVLLERGDTFTVTVEEGVAGDRHRCGTTYAGLAADVAPGERILVDDGRVCLEVTAVDGPRVRTTVVEGGVVSDHKGLNLPGVAVSVPALSKKDEDDLRWALRNGFDVVALSFVRSGRDIVDVHRIMDEEGRRLPVIAKVEKPQAVENIEEIVAAFDGVMVARGDLGVEMPLEQVPIVQKRAVALARRNAKPVIVATQMLESMIDHPRPTRAEASDVANAVIDGTDAVMLSGETSVGRHAVDAVRTMARIVEAAEEDLLGRGLPPLTGRDKPRTQGGAVARAAAETGDFLGARFLVAFTQSGDTARRLSRYRSPIPLLAFTPEPATRSQLSLTWGVETFLGPHADTTDGMVEQVDELLTRYGRCGEGDVVVITAGSPPGVSGTTNMVRVHRIGEDVTAHGRP, from the coding sequence ATGCGCCGAGCAAAGATCGTCTGCACCCTGGGGCCCGCCACCGACTCGTACGATCAGATCAAGGATCTGGTCGAGGCCGGAATGGATGTCGCCCGGTTCAATTTCAGCCACGGCACCCACGCCGAGCACGAGGAGCGTTACCGCCGGGTCCGCAAGGCGGCCGACGAGAGCGGGCGCAGCATCGGCACCCTCGCCGACCTCCAGGGACCGAAGATCCGGCTCGGTCATTTCGCCGAGGGCCCCGTCCTGCTGGAGCGCGGCGACACCTTCACGGTCACCGTCGAGGAGGGCGTGGCCGGCGACCGCCACCGGTGCGGCACCACCTACGCCGGGCTCGCCGCCGACGTGGCGCCCGGGGAACGCATCCTCGTCGACGACGGCCGGGTCTGCCTGGAGGTCACCGCCGTCGACGGGCCCCGGGTGCGCACCACGGTCGTCGAGGGCGGCGTGGTCTCCGACCACAAGGGCCTCAACCTGCCGGGCGTCGCCGTCTCCGTCCCCGCCCTGTCCAAGAAGGACGAGGACGACCTGCGCTGGGCCCTGCGCAACGGCTTCGACGTCGTGGCCCTCTCCTTCGTGCGCAGTGGACGCGACATCGTGGACGTCCACCGCATCATGGACGAGGAGGGCCGCCGCCTCCCCGTCATCGCCAAGGTGGAGAAGCCGCAGGCCGTCGAGAACATCGAGGAGATCGTCGCCGCCTTCGACGGCGTCATGGTCGCCCGCGGCGACCTCGGCGTCGAGATGCCCCTGGAGCAGGTGCCGATCGTCCAGAAGCGCGCGGTCGCCCTGGCCCGGCGCAACGCCAAGCCGGTCATCGTCGCCACCCAGATGCTGGAGTCGATGATCGACCACCCCCGCCCCACCCGCGCGGAGGCGTCCGACGTCGCCAACGCGGTCATCGACGGCACGGACGCGGTGATGCTCTCCGGCGAGACCAGCGTCGGCCGGCACGCCGTCGACGCCGTGCGCACCATGGCCCGCATCGTCGAGGCGGCCGAGGAGGACCTCCTCGGCCGGGGCCTGCCCCCGCTGACCGGCCGCGACAAGCCCCGCACCCAGGGCGGTGCGGTGGCCCGCGCGGCGGCGGAGACCGGCGACTTCCTCGGCGCCCGGTTCCTGGTCGCCTTCACCCAGTCCGGCGACACGGCCCGGCGCCTGTCGCGCTACCGCTCGCCGATCCCGCTGCTCGCCTTCACCCCGGAGCCGGCCACCCGTTCCCAGCTCAGCCTGACCTGGGGCGTGGAGACCTTCCTCGGTCCGCACGCGGACACCACCGACGGGATGGTCGAGCAGGTGGACGAGTTGCTGACGCGGTACGGCCGGTGCGGCGAGGGCGACGTCGTCGTCATCACCGCCGGTTCCCCGCCCGGCGTCTCGGGCACCACGAACATGGTCCGGGTGCACCGCATCGGCGAGGACGTCACCGCGCACGGGCGGCCCTAG
- a CDS encoding ABC transporter ATP-binding protein produces the protein MTALLEVEDLRVAYGKIQAVKGISFTVDAGEVVTLIGTNGAGKTTTLRTLSGLLKPVGGQIRFRGRSLKKIPAHEIVSLGLAHSPEGRHIFPRMSIEDNLRLGAFLRNDKAGIEKDIQRAYGLFPILGERRKQAAGTLSGGEQQMLAMGRALMSQPQLLMLDEPSMGLSPIMMQKIMATIAELKEQGTTILLVEQNAQAALSLADQGHVMEVGNIVLSGTGRDLLHDESVRKAYLGED, from the coding sequence ATGACCGCACTGCTCGAGGTCGAGGACCTCCGCGTCGCCTACGGCAAGATCCAGGCCGTGAAGGGCATCTCCTTCACGGTCGACGCCGGCGAGGTGGTCACCCTGATCGGCACCAACGGCGCCGGCAAGACCACCACCCTGCGCACCCTGTCGGGGCTGCTCAAGCCGGTCGGCGGGCAGATCCGGTTCCGGGGCAGGTCGCTGAAGAAGATCCCGGCGCACGAGATCGTCTCGCTGGGGCTCGCCCACTCCCCCGAGGGGCGGCACATCTTCCCGCGCATGTCGATCGAGGACAACCTGCGGCTCGGCGCCTTCCTGCGCAACGACAAGGCGGGCATCGAGAAGGACATCCAGCGCGCCTACGGGCTCTTCCCGATCCTCGGGGAGCGCCGCAAGCAGGCGGCGGGCACCCTGTCGGGCGGTGAGCAGCAGATGCTCGCCATGGGCCGGGCCCTGATGTCCCAGCCGCAGCTCCTGATGCTGGACGAGCCCTCCATGGGCCTGTCGCCGATCATGATGCAGAAGATCATGGCGACGATCGCCGAGCTGAAGGAGCAGGGCACCACCATCCTGCTGGTCGAGCAGAACGCCCAGGCGGCGCTGTCGCTGGCGGACCAGGGGCACGTGATGGAGGTCGGCAACATCGTCCTGTCCGGGACGGGCCGGGACCTGCTGCACGACGAGTCCGTCCGCAAGGCGTACCTCGGCGAGGACTGA
- a CDS encoding 5'-nucleotidase C-terminal domain-containing protein produces the protein MPLNRRTFLERSVVTGAGVALAGAAAPVAAAGERGGGPPHPKRYALTVMGTTDLHGHVFNWDYFKDAEYTDADGNAQGLARISTLVNRVREERGRANTLLLDAGDTIQGTPLTYFYAKVDPITAEGGPVHPMARAMNAIGYDAVALGNHEFNYGIETLRAFERQCRFPLLGANAVDARTLEPAFPPYLMKTFRPPAGPPVKVAVLGLTNPGIAIWDKAYVQGRLAFPGLEEQAARWVPRLRSMGADVVVVSAHSGSSGTSSYGDQLPYVENAAAEVARRVPGIDAILVGHAHEEIAELRVVNEETGRSVVLSEPLCYAERLTLFDIALVLDRGRWHVESVRASLRDSADVPDDPAITRLLADEHARVVAYVNQVVGTATETLTTAEARYKDAPVIDLITTVQEDVVREALAGTEHASLPVLAQASPFSRTSEIPAGDVTIRDLSGLYVYDNTLVAKILTGAQLRAYLEFSAEYYVRTAPGAPVDVEKLTNANGRPDYNYDYVSGLTYEIDVARPAGSRISALRHAGAPVANDQRFVLAVNNYRANGGGAFPHVASAPEVWSESTEIRTRIAEWVTAKGVLDPRDFASADWILTREGTPVF, from the coding sequence ATGCCGTTGAACCGCCGGACGTTTCTGGAGAGGTCCGTCGTGACCGGGGCGGGGGTCGCACTGGCCGGCGCGGCGGCGCCGGTGGCCGCGGCGGGCGAGCGGGGCGGCGGGCCCCCGCACCCGAAGCGCTACGCGCTGACCGTGATGGGCACGACCGACCTGCACGGGCACGTCTTCAACTGGGACTACTTCAAGGACGCGGAGTACACCGACGCGGACGGCAACGCGCAGGGCCTGGCCCGGATCTCGACCCTGGTGAACCGGGTCCGCGAGGAACGCGGGCGGGCGAACACGCTGCTGCTGGACGCCGGCGACACCATCCAGGGCACACCGCTGACCTACTTCTACGCGAAGGTGGACCCGATCACCGCCGAGGGCGGCCCGGTGCACCCCATGGCGCGGGCGATGAACGCCATCGGATACGACGCGGTGGCGCTCGGCAACCACGAGTTCAACTACGGCATCGAGACGCTGCGCGCCTTCGAGCGGCAGTGCCGCTTCCCGCTGCTGGGCGCCAACGCGGTGGATGCCCGCACGCTGGAGCCCGCGTTCCCGCCGTACCTGATGAAGACGTTCCGCCCGCCGGCCGGGCCGCCGGTGAAGGTCGCGGTGCTGGGGCTGACCAACCCGGGCATCGCCATCTGGGACAAGGCGTACGTGCAGGGCCGGCTCGCCTTCCCCGGCCTGGAGGAGCAGGCCGCGCGGTGGGTGCCGAGGCTGCGTTCGATGGGCGCCGACGTGGTGGTCGTCTCCGCCCACTCCGGCTCCTCGGGCACCTCCTCCTACGGCGACCAGTTGCCGTACGTGGAGAACGCGGCGGCCGAGGTGGCCCGCCGGGTGCCGGGGATCGACGCGATCCTGGTCGGCCACGCCCACGAGGAGATCGCGGAACTGCGGGTCGTCAACGAGGAGACCGGCCGCTCCGTCGTCCTCTCGGAACCGCTGTGCTACGCCGAACGGCTCACCCTCTTCGACATCGCGCTGGTCCTCGACCGGGGCCGCTGGCACGTGGAGTCGGTGCGGGCCTCGCTGCGGGACTCCGCCGACGTCCCCGACGACCCGGCGATCACCCGGCTGCTGGCGGACGAGCACGCCCGCGTGGTGGCCTACGTCAACCAGGTCGTCGGCACCGCCACCGAGACGCTGACGACGGCCGAGGCCCGCTACAAGGACGCCCCGGTCATCGACCTGATCACCACGGTCCAGGAGGACGTGGTCCGGGAGGCGCTGGCGGGCACGGAGCACGCCTCGCTGCCGGTGCTGGCGCAGGCGTCGCCGTTCTCGCGCACCTCCGAGATCCCGGCCGGGGACGTGACGATCCGGGACCTGTCGGGCCTGTACGTGTACGACAACACGCTGGTCGCCAAGATCCTGACGGGCGCCCAACTCCGCGCCTACCTGGAGTTCTCGGCGGAGTACTACGTGCGGACGGCGCCCGGCGCCCCGGTGGACGTGGAGAAGCTGACCAACGCGAACGGACGCCCGGACTACAACTACGACTACGTCTCCGGGCTGACCTACGAGATCGACGTCGCCCGCCCGGCCGGCTCCCGGATCTCCGCGCTGCGCCACGCGGGCGCCCCGGTGGCAAACGACCAGCGGTTCGTGCTGGCGGTGAACAACTACCGGGCCAACGGCGGCGGCGCCTTCCCGCACGTGGCGTCGGCGCCCGAGGTGTGGTCGGAGTCGACGGAGATCCGCACCCGGATCGCGGAGTGGGTGACGGCGAAGGGGGTGCTCGACCCGCGGGACTTCGCCTCGGCGGACTGGATCCTGACCCGCGAGGGCACGCCGGTGTTCTGA
- a CDS encoding hotdog fold thioesterase yields MGEQQQVQFPQEVIDEYAALGIDLPALFSAGHLGTRMGVEIVEAAAERVVGTMPVEGNTQPYGLLHGGASAVLAETLGSVGAMLHGGSTKIAVGVDLNCTHHRGVRSGLVTGVATPVHRGRSTATYEIVISDEQGRRVCTGRLTCLLREVSPGGAPAGAAG; encoded by the coding sequence ATGGGTGAGCAGCAGCAGGTGCAGTTCCCGCAGGAGGTCATCGACGAGTACGCCGCGCTCGGCATCGACCTGCCCGCGTTGTTCTCCGCCGGGCACCTCGGGACGCGGATGGGCGTGGAGATCGTCGAGGCGGCGGCGGAGCGGGTCGTCGGCACGATGCCCGTGGAGGGCAACACGCAGCCGTACGGGCTGCTGCACGGCGGCGCCTCGGCGGTGCTGGCGGAGACGCTCGGGTCGGTCGGCGCGATGCTGCACGGCGGCAGCACCAAGATCGCGGTCGGGGTCGACCTGAACTGCACCCATCACCGCGGGGTCCGCTCCGGTCTGGTCACGGGCGTGGCCACGCCGGTGCACCGGGGCCGTTCGACGGCGACGTACGAGATCGTCATCAGCGACGAGCAGGGCCGGCGGGTGTGTACCGGGCGGCTGACGTGCCTGCTGCGGGAGGTGTCCCCCGGCGGGGCGCCGGCCGGCGCGGCGGGCTGA
- a CDS encoding branched-chain amino acid ABC transporter permease, with the protein MTTQTTPPQSPDVHAAGGPAGLIGIPERAARALATGGGVLAVVSTFLAWTWTDEFPGDLTFYGYPGGLQVLVLIGGALTALFGLAAHGVKGLGWLAPAGGDAALKLTSLATFATAWYTVLAISFRLGGVVNLEPGGYLVAVVTLAGLLGALALPFERPEPDPIDPEASGGERFRHNAAHGWHVVKASFAAGAPRPLRRLPASLEILVIVGILAVCLLVFTYGIGTEYDELFIGFLITAGFCFAALHKAGLIAHATQVTARHQNITICGAFVAAACFPFTQTDDQYATIGVYILIFATVALGLNIVVGLAGLLDLGYVAFLGVGAYAAALVSGSPSSPFDVHFPFWAAVLVGAAASLIFGVLIGAPTLRLRGDYLAIVTLGFGEIFRIAANNLDGTSGPDLTNGSNGVSSVPDLEILGFDLGVHHVVGGVTIGRFANYFFLMLLITAVVVLVFRRSGDSRIGRAWVAIREDETAALAMGIHGFRVKLIAFAVGATLAGLAGTVQAHVTYTVTPEQYLFAGAIPPNSAFLLAAVVLGGMGTIGGPLIGAALLFLIPNKLQFLGNYQLFAFGLALVLLMRFRPEGLVPNRRRQLEFHEEAAAPDVLSKTGA; encoded by the coding sequence ATGACCACACAGACCACCCCTCCCCAGAGCCCCGACGTCCACGCCGCGGGCGGTCCCGCCGGCCTCATCGGCATCCCCGAGCGCGCCGCCCGCGCCCTCGCCACCGGCGGCGGCGTCCTGGCCGTCGTCTCCACCTTCCTCGCCTGGACCTGGACCGACGAGTTCCCCGGCGACCTCACCTTCTACGGCTACCCGGGCGGGCTCCAGGTCCTGGTCCTGATCGGCGGCGCCCTCACCGCGCTGTTCGGCCTGGCGGCCCACGGCGTCAAGGGGCTCGGCTGGCTCGCCCCCGCGGGCGGTGACGCGGCGCTCAAGCTCACCTCCCTGGCCACCTTCGCCACCGCCTGGTACACCGTCCTCGCCATCAGCTTCCGGCTCGGCGGCGTGGTGAACCTGGAGCCGGGCGGCTACCTCGTCGCCGTCGTCACCCTGGCCGGGCTCCTCGGCGCCCTGGCGCTGCCCTTCGAGCGGCCCGAGCCCGACCCGATCGACCCCGAGGCGAGCGGCGGGGAACGCTTCCGGCACAACGCCGCGCACGGCTGGCACGTCGTCAAGGCGTCCTTCGCCGCCGGCGCCCCGCGCCCGCTGCGCCGGCTGCCCGCCTCGCTGGAGATCCTCGTCATCGTCGGCATCCTCGCCGTCTGCCTGCTGGTCTTCACGTACGGCATCGGCACCGAGTACGACGAGCTGTTCATCGGCTTCCTGATCACGGCCGGGTTCTGCTTCGCCGCGCTGCACAAGGCCGGTCTGATCGCCCACGCCACCCAGGTCACGGCGCGGCACCAGAACATCACCATCTGCGGCGCGTTCGTCGCCGCGGCCTGCTTCCCGTTCACCCAGACCGACGACCAGTACGCGACGATCGGCGTCTACATCCTGATCTTCGCCACCGTCGCCCTCGGCCTGAACATCGTCGTCGGCCTCGCCGGCCTGCTCGACCTCGGTTACGTCGCCTTCCTCGGCGTCGGCGCCTACGCCGCCGCCCTGGTCTCCGGCTCGCCCAGTTCCCCGTTCGACGTGCACTTCCCGTTCTGGGCCGCCGTGCTGGTCGGCGCCGCCGCCTCCCTGATCTTCGGCGTCCTCATCGGCGCCCCGACCCTGCGGCTGCGCGGCGACTACCTCGCCATCGTCACCCTGGGCTTCGGCGAGATCTTCCGGATCGCGGCCAACAACCTGGACGGCACCTCGGGTCCCGACCTCACCAACGGCTCCAACGGTGTCTCCTCCGTCCCCGACCTGGAGATCCTCGGCTTCGACCTGGGCGTCCACCACGTCGTCGGCGGGGTCACCATCGGCCGGTTCGCCAACTACTTCTTCCTGATGCTCCTCATCACGGCCGTCGTCGTCCTCGTCTTCCGGCGCAGTGGCGACTCCCGCATCGGCCGGGCGTGGGTGGCGATCCGGGAGGACGAGACGGCGGCGCTGGCCATGGGCATCCACGGCTTCCGGGTCAAGCTGATCGCGTTCGCGGTCGGCGCCACCCTGGCCGGTCTGGCGGGCACCGTGCAGGCGCACGTGACGTACACGGTCACGCCCGAGCAGTACCTCTTCGCCGGTGCGATCCCGCCGAACTCCGCGTTCCTGCTGGCCGCGGTCGTCCTCGGCGGCATGGGCACCATCGGCGGGCCCCTGATCGGCGCGGCGCTGCTCTTCCTGATCCCCAACAAGCTCCAGTTCCTCGGCAACTACCAGCTCTTCGCCTTCGGACTCGCGCTCGTCCTGCTGATGCGCTTCCGCCCGGAGGGCCTCGTCCCGAACCGGCGCCGCCAGCTCGAATTCCACGAAGAGGCGGCAGCGCCCGACGTCCTGAGCAAGACAGGGGCCTGA
- a CDS encoding response regulator — translation MTAPESPQPADVPEEGPSHVPPLTTRVVIAEDEALIRLDLKEMLEEEGYTVVGEAGDGEQAVELAREHRPDLVILDVKMPKLDGISAAEKIAEESIAPVLMLTAFSQRDLVERARDAGAMAYLVKPFSKSDVVPAIEMAVSRFTELKALEQEVADLSQRLETRKLVDRAKSVLQTEYGLTEPAAFRWIQKTSMDRRMSMQQVAEAVIQDAEEKKAAKG, via the coding sequence GTGACCGCCCCCGAGTCGCCCCAGCCCGCCGACGTGCCCGAAGAGGGCCCGTCACACGTGCCTCCCCTGACGACCCGTGTCGTCATCGCCGAGGACGAGGCCCTGATCCGGCTCGACCTCAAAGAGATGCTGGAGGAAGAGGGGTACACGGTCGTCGGCGAGGCGGGCGACGGCGAGCAGGCGGTGGAACTCGCCCGGGAGCACCGGCCGGACCTCGTGATCCTCGACGTGAAGATGCCCAAGCTGGACGGTATCTCCGCGGCCGAGAAGATCGCCGAGGAGAGCATCGCCCCGGTGCTGATGCTGACCGCCTTCTCCCAGCGCGACCTGGTCGAGCGGGCCCGCGACGCCGGCGCGATGGCGTACCTCGTCAAGCCGTTCAGCAAGAGCGACGTCGTCCCGGCCATCGAGATGGCCGTCTCGCGCTTCACCGAACTGAAGGCGCTGGAGCAGGAGGTCGCCGACCTCAGCCAGCGGCTGGAGACCCGCAAGCTGGTCGACCGCGCCAAGTCGGTGCTCCAGACGGAGTACGGGCTGACCGAGCCCGCCGCCTTCCGGTGGATCCAGAAGACCTCCATGGACCGGCGGATGTCCATGCAGCAGGTGGCCGAGGCCGTCATCCAGGACGCCGAGGAGAAGAAGGCCGCCAAGGGCTGA
- a CDS encoding branched-chain amino acid ABC transporter substrate-binding protein — translation MRQRSLIAITAALAAGALTLTACGSRDDDGGSDSGNGGSKGTTVVIGVDAPLTGDLSSLGLGIKNSADLAARTANKQEFVKGVTFEVQALDDQGQPSAGQQNAAKFVANKDVLGVVGPLNSSVGESMQKVFDSAKLVEVSPANTGPSLTQGPDWRTKKVRPYTSYFRTATTDAIQGPFAAQYVFNKAKKTKVFVIDDKKTYGAGLAGTFTDEFKKLGGKVVGTEHINPDTKDFSSVATKVKNSGADVVYYGGEYPQAGPLSKQIKDAGAKIPLVGGDGIKDDTFIKLAGPQSTGDLSTSVGAPVEELDSAKKFVEDYKAAGYKEDYAAYGGYSYDSAWAVIEAVKKVVEDNGGKLPSDARAKVTEAMQNVSFDGVTGKVSFDEFGDATNKQLTVYAVKNGAFEAVDSGTYTG, via the coding sequence GTGCGTCAACGTTCGCTCATCGCCATCACCGCCGCTCTGGCGGCCGGAGCCCTCACCCTCACCGCCTGCGGCTCACGCGACGACGACGGCGGTTCCGACTCCGGGAACGGCGGTTCCAAGGGCACCACCGTCGTCATCGGCGTCGACGCCCCGCTGACCGGCGACCTGTCCTCGCTGGGCCTGGGCATCAAGAACTCGGCCGACCTCGCCGCCCGGACGGCCAACAAGCAGGAGTTCGTCAAGGGCGTCACCTTCGAGGTGCAGGCCCTCGACGACCAGGGCCAGCCCTCCGCCGGCCAGCAGAACGCCGCCAAGTTCGTCGCCAACAAGGACGTCCTCGGCGTCGTGGGCCCGCTGAACTCCTCGGTCGGCGAGTCCATGCAGAAGGTCTTCGACTCGGCCAAGCTGGTCGAGGTCTCGCCGGCCAACACGGGCCCGTCCCTCACCCAGGGCCCGGACTGGCGCACCAAGAAGGTCCGCCCCTACACGTCGTACTTCCGCACCGCGACCACGGACGCGATCCAGGGGCCCTTCGCCGCGCAGTACGTCTTCAACAAGGCCAAGAAGACCAAGGTCTTCGTCATCGACGACAAGAAGACCTACGGCGCCGGACTCGCCGGCACCTTCACCGACGAGTTCAAGAAGCTCGGCGGCAAGGTGGTCGGCACCGAGCACATCAATCCGGACACCAAGGACTTCTCCTCGGTCGCCACCAAGGTCAAGAACTCCGGCGCCGATGTCGTCTACTACGGCGGTGAATACCCGCAGGCCGGACCGCTGAGCAAGCAGATCAAGGACGCGGGCGCCAAGATTCCGCTGGTCGGCGGTGACGGAATCAAGGACGACACGTTCATCAAGCTCGCCGGACCGCAGAGCACGGGTGACCTGTCGACTTCCGTCGGCGCCCCGGTCGAGGAACTGGATTCGGCCAAGAAGTTCGTCGAGGACTACAAGGCGGCCGGTTACAAGGAGGATTACGCCGCCTACGGCGGATACTCCTACGACTCCGCCTGGGCGGTCATCGAGGCCGTCAAGAAGGTCGTCGAGGACAATGGCGGAAAACTGCCCTCCGACGCGCGGGCCAAGGTCACCGAGGCCATGCAGAACGTCTCCTTCGACGGTGTGACCGGCAAGGTCTCCTTCGACGAGTTCGGTGACGCCACCAACAAGCAGCTCACCGTGTACGCCGTCAAGAACGGCGCCTTCGAGGCGGTCGACTCGGGCACCTACACCGGCTGA